A single region of the Pontimicrobium sp. SW4 genome encodes:
- a CDS encoding TonB-dependent receptor has product MKKLITLCLALLFITQNTQATNNNSNELIDGSISGKVLDATLNEPLPYVNIIIKNDKGETVTGGITLDDGTFNITKIPEGKITVTVQYIGYKSVVKDLTISRKNRKFDLGEIRLEEEAAGLDEVTVVAEVSTIQQKVDRKVINVGKDLAAQGTASDIMIAVPSVSVDAQTGDISMRGNSNVRVMVDGKLSNIPTAQLLKQIPSSAIKSIELITNPSAKYDPEGMSGIINIVLHKNTMVGFNGSTSVGLSYEKRPKFNSSLNMNYRNGKFNLYGNASNNISKNVNYGYIDRIDQNTLQEVDILNDNKSHVFKVGLDFYLNDKNTLSVFTNQNLYNGGVSGGTDIFYSNSTVQNQGFINDDSNNSQQYNFDYKLDFNKEGRNIELEVDHNIYNGESETDNLFSGSFISRPNFFEINDTDRNRTTINLDYVDPLSETAKLELGLQARLFNNTINYESDGRSQNMAGDYIPSLTYFDYSRDIYSAYVNYSKKIDKWSFQVGLRAETVKVETLAKETDLETDLVTNTPFDNDYTEVYPSAFITYQASEKNSFQLSYSRRVDRPGVGQVNPLPEFNTPLISKFGNQHLVPQFTNSFETNYTRNLEKGSITAGVFYRRINSEISMMIQVDRADFNRLILTDDNFDNTSSYGFELSTNYRPTKWWSINGSFDFYSQTQKSISERLTASPEVATENDIVVETVEVDNVAYNFRIFNNFRVSKSLSFTAFGFYRGANESIQFDVDPMHFVNLGMRYSFLNNKATFSFSYNDVFNTMKFSADTNRPFRQDVQFNWESNTWNVGLNYRFGGGKYRAKSRKQRDDDEKDGGGIF; this is encoded by the coding sequence ATGAAAAAACTGATCACATTGTGTTTGGCATTATTATTTATTACCCAAAACACTCAAGCAACAAACAACAATTCTAACGAATTAATCGATGGCTCTATATCTGGAAAGGTATTAGACGCAACGCTTAACGAACCCCTTCCTTATGTAAACATCATTATTAAAAATGATAAAGGCGAAACTGTTACTGGTGGTATTACACTTGATGACGGAACATTTAATATTACTAAAATTCCTGAAGGAAAAATTACAGTAACTGTACAATATATAGGTTACAAATCTGTAGTTAAAGATTTAACTATTAGCCGAAAAAATAGAAAATTTGATCTCGGAGAAATTAGATTAGAGGAAGAAGCTGCGGGTTTGGACGAAGTAACAGTGGTTGCTGAAGTCTCTACTATTCAGCAAAAAGTTGATAGAAAAGTTATTAATGTAGGTAAGGACTTGGCTGCTCAAGGAACAGCTTCAGATATTATGATAGCAGTCCCTTCTGTAAGTGTCGATGCTCAAACTGGAGACATTAGCATGCGTGGTAACTCGAATGTACGTGTAATGGTAGATGGTAAACTATCTAACATCCCAACAGCTCAATTACTAAAACAAATTCCATCTTCAGCTATTAAGTCTATAGAGTTAATCACCAACCCATCTGCTAAGTATGATCCAGAAGGAATGAGCGGAATTATTAATATCGTTCTTCACAAGAATACAATGGTTGGGTTTAATGGAAGTACTAGCGTTGGACTAAGTTATGAAAAGCGTCCAAAATTTAATAGTTCATTAAATATGAACTATAGAAATGGTAAATTCAATTTATATGGAAACGCAAGTAATAATATTTCAAAAAATGTTAATTACGGCTATATTGATAGAATTGACCAAAACACCTTGCAAGAAGTAGATATTTTAAATGACAATAAATCTCATGTCTTTAAGGTAGGTTTAGATTTTTACTTAAATGATAAAAACACACTATCTGTCTTCACAAATCAAAACTTATATAATGGAGGAGTAAGTGGAGGAACTGACATTTTCTATAGCAACTCAACGGTTCAAAATCAAGGATTTATTAATGACGACTCAAACAACTCACAACAATACAACTTTGATTATAAATTAGATTTTAATAAAGAAGGTAGAAATATTGAACTTGAAGTTGACCACAATATTTACAATGGAGAATCAGAAACAGATAATTTATTTTCAGGAAGTTTTATAAGCAGACCTAACTTTTTCGAAATAAATGATACTGATAGAAATCGAACAACTATTAATTTAGACTATGTTGACCCTTTATCTGAAACTGCAAAATTAGAATTAGGATTACAAGCAAGATTATTTAACAACACTATCAACTATGAATCTGACGGTCGTTCACAAAATATGGCAGGAGATTATATTCCATCTTTAACATATTTTGATTATAGTAGAGACATTTACTCTGCATATGTAAATTACAGTAAAAAAATAGACAAATGGAGTTTTCAAGTTGGATTACGAGCAGAAACAGTAAAAGTTGAAACACTTGCTAAAGAAACAGATTTAGAAACAGACTTAGTTACAAATACACCTTTTGATAATGATTATACTGAGGTATATCCATCAGCATTTATAACATATCAAGCTTCTGAAAAAAATTCTTTTCAATTAAGTTATAGTAGACGTGTAGATAGACCAGGAGTTGGACAAGTAAATCCATTACCAGAATTTAATACACCTTTAATCTCTAAATTTGGAAATCAACATTTAGTTCCTCAATTTACTAATTCATTTGAAACAAATTATACAAGGAATTTAGAAAAAGGTAGCATTACGGCTGGTGTATTTTATAGAAGAATAAATAGTGAAATATCTATGATGATTCAAGTTGACAGAGCAGACTTTAATAGATTAATTTTAACTGATGACAACTTCGATAATACATCATCATATGGTTTCGAGTTGTCTACAAACTATCGTCCAACAAAATGGTGGAGTATTAACGGAAGCTTCGATTTTTACTCACAAACACAAAAAAGTATAAGTGAACGTCTTACAGCATCTCCAGAAGTAGCTACAGAAAATGATATTGTTGTAGAAACTGTTGAAGTAGATAATGTGGCATACAACTTTAGAATATTTAATAACTTTAGAGTAAGTAAAAGTTTATCATTTACAGCATTCGGATTTTATAGAGGTGCAAACGAAAGTATTCAATTTGATGTAGATCCTATGCATTTTGTTAATCTAGGAATGCGTTATAGCTTCCTTAATAACAAGGCTACATTTAGCTTTAGTTACAATGACGTTTTCAATACAATGAAATTCTCTGCAGACACCAATAGACCTTTTAGACAAGATGTACAATTCAACTGGGAAAGTAATACTTGGAATGTTGGTTTAAACTATCGTTTTGGTGGTGGAAAATACCGCGCAAAATCTCGTAAACAAAGAGACGACGACGAAAAAGATGGAGGAGGAATCTTCTAG
- a CDS encoding CoA-binding protein has product MKKTLVFGASLNPNRYSHYAIQRLVTHNHEVVAFGLREGEVKGVMIDTELKPYEDIDTVTLYMNAKRQKEYYNYIMSLKPERIIFNPGTENPEFFKLLEENNINFEMSCTLVLLSTNQY; this is encoded by the coding sequence ATGAAAAAAACTTTAGTTTTTGGAGCATCATTAAACCCTAATAGATATTCGCATTATGCTATACAACGCTTAGTTACACATAATCATGAGGTAGTTGCCTTTGGTTTAAGAGAGGGTGAGGTTAAGGGTGTAATGATTGATACAGAACTTAAGCCTTATGAAGATATTGATACAGTGACATTATATATGAATGCTAAAAGGCAAAAGGAATATTACAATTATATTATGTCGTTAAAACCTGAGCGCATCATTTTTAACCCTGGAACCGAAAACCCAGAGTTTTTTAAACTATTAGAAGAAAACAATATTAATTTTGAAATGTCCTGTACTTTAGTCTTGCTTTCTACTAATCAGTATTAA
- a CDS encoding sodium:solute symporter, whose amino-acid sequence MSSISIIILIAVYFGVLILISYFTGKNDSNVDFFKAGKTSPWYVVAFGMVGASLSGVTFISVPGWVDGSQFSYFQVVLGYMVGYFVVAYVLMPIYYRLNVTSIYEYLLQRFGFVSHKTGAFFFFVSRVLGAAFRLYLVAIVLQQFVFDEWNVPFEITVVISILLIWIYTNKGGIKTIVWTDTLQTLFMILAVILSIYFINESLGWSFSEFLASNELKEYSKILVTDSFLERSHFIKSFVGGMFITICMTGLDQDMMQKNLTCKSLKDAQKNMVSFSIVLVGVTFLFMLLGALLFIYAKKHNITMPLMDGSPKTDLLFPEIALNSGLGITLAITFMLGLIAAAYSSADSALTSLTTSFCVDFLNIEKKPQDQQKSIRKKTHIGMSIMLIIVIIIFKYVLSSNVIDSLLTVAGYTYGPLLGLFAFGIFTKKQIKDKYVWIVAIASVILTAVIGNISAESLGGYVVGYELLPINGLLTFIGLILISRKQD is encoded by the coding sequence ATGTCATCTATATCTATAATAATACTCATTGCCGTTTATTTTGGTGTACTAATATTGATTTCTTATTTCACTGGTAAAAACGATAGTAATGTCGACTTTTTTAAGGCAGGAAAAACATCTCCTTGGTATGTTGTAGCATTTGGAATGGTTGGCGCATCGCTATCAGGAGTCACCTTTATTTCGGTTCCTGGTTGGGTTGATGGCTCTCAATTTAGTTATTTTCAAGTGGTCTTAGGTTATATGGTTGGGTATTTTGTGGTTGCTTATGTGTTGATGCCTATTTATTACCGACTTAATGTTACTTCTATTTACGAATATTTATTGCAACGCTTTGGGTTTGTAAGTCATAAAACTGGTGCTTTTTTCTTCTTTGTTTCAAGGGTTCTAGGCGCAGCTTTCAGATTATATTTAGTTGCCATTGTATTACAACAATTTGTTTTTGACGAATGGAATGTGCCTTTCGAAATTACTGTAGTTATATCAATTTTACTGATATGGATTTATACTAATAAAGGAGGTATAAAAACAATTGTTTGGACTGATACACTACAAACATTATTCATGATTTTAGCTGTAATCTTATCTATCTATTTTATAAACGAAAGTTTAGGATGGAGTTTTAGTGAGTTTTTAGCATCTAATGAGTTAAAAGAATACAGTAAAATTCTAGTTACTGATAGCTTTTTGGAAAGAAGCCATTTCATTAAATCGTTTGTGGGAGGTATGTTTATTACTATTTGTATGACTGGTTTAGATCAAGATATGATGCAAAAAAACTTGACTTGTAAATCACTAAAAGATGCTCAAAAAAACATGGTATCATTTAGTATCGTATTGGTTGGTGTTACGTTTCTATTTATGCTTTTAGGTGCATTACTATTTATTTATGCTAAAAAGCATAATATTACAATGCCTTTAATGGATGGCAGTCCAAAAACAGATTTATTATTTCCAGAAATTGCTTTAAATAGTGGACTTGGAATTACACTTGCCATTACCTTTATGCTAGGTTTAATTGCTGCTGCTTATAGTAGTGCAGATAGTGCCTTAACATCGCTTACTACGTCATTTTGCGTGGATTTCTTAAACATAGAAAAAAAGCCTCAAGACCAACAAAAAAGCATTCGTAAAAAAACGCATATAGGTATGAGTATCATGCTTATTATTGTTATTATTATCTTCAAATATGTCCTTAGCAGCAATGTTATTGATAGCTTACTTACAGTTGCTGGTTATACGTATGGACCGTTATTAGGCCTTTTCGCTTTTGGAATTTTCACCAAAAAACAAATAAAAGACAAGTATGTTTGGATAGTAGCAATTGCATCTGTAATCCTAACGGCTGTTATTGGAAATATTTCAGCAGAAAGTCTTGGAGGTTATGTAGTTGGTTATGAATTATTACCAATTAATGGCTTGCTAACCTTTATTGGCTTAATACTGATTAGTAGAAAGCAAGACTAA